ggggtgaaGGAAAAAAActcctattttatatattatatagataataatcgttacaaaattaaatattactcccttcgtccatcaATCCTTGGcccattttgtcattttgatccGTCTACCAATTCTTGatccattttatttttagttattttttcacGGACCTTCATTTCAGTCACAATAACTttacatatttcttaaaattcgtgtcactatcaaatggtggacaaaggGAGTACCAATCATTAATAATTAGTTTTAATAAGACGTGTTATACTTGATcgacgtgtactcgttccttcATCACCGCATGGATTCTCGTTATTCAAGAAATGGAACCAAAAACCATAGATCCCATTCAACATCGAGACAAAATGAATATTCCCAAAAACCAACTAGCTAGGTAGGTCAAGAATGAAGatgataagtatatataaatgACAAGATGGAGTAATATTGATTTGTCCATGAATCACAATGTCCTCCCTCCTCCTACTAGCCTCTCTCTTCCTAGTAGTATGGTTGCTTCTTCTCTCTAGGAGAAGAAAAACATCGGAGAAGACACCCCCGGGATCATTAGGAATACCATTAATCGGGCAAAGCCTGAGCCTCCTGTGGGCCATGCGTGCCAACACCGCCGAGAAATGGATGGCCGACAGAGCTCGAAGGTACGGCGCCGTTTCGAAGCTGAGCCTCTTCGGGAAACCAACCGTGTTTATGTACGGTCAGGCTGCCAACAGGTTCGTGTTCTCGAGCGACGGCAACAAACTGAGCAACCAGCAGACGGAGTCTGTGAGGATGATCTTAGGCGATCGCTGCCTCTTGGAACTTGTCGGAGAGGATCATAAGCGGATCAGAGACGCTCTCGCTTCTTTCCTCAAGCCTGACTGCTTGAAGAATTACATTGGcaagatggaggaagaagtGAGGATGCACCTTCAAATGCATTGGCATGGCGAAACCAGTCTCAAGGTTCTGCCCCTCATGAAGACGCTCACATTCAACATAATATGCTCTCTTTTGTTTGGTGTTGAGAGAGGAGCAGCAAGGGACACATTGGTGGTGTATTTCCAAGAGATGATCGATGGGATGTGGTCCGTCCCGCTTAATCTGCCATTCACACGCTTCAACCGCAGCCTCAAGGCAAGTGCTAAGGTTCAGAAGATGCTGAAACATCTTCTCTCTGAGAAGAGGGCTCAGCTCGCTGCAGGAGCTTCTTCTCACCAAGACCTCATCACCTGCTTGCTCACCGTTCGCGGTGCCCGACTAGTCTCCGACGACGAGATCATACATAATGTAATGCTCATTATGGTTGCAGGCCACGACACGTCCTCGGTCTTGATCACTTTCATGGTACGACTTCTCGCAAACCATCCCGAGATACACGCAGCACTTCTCAGAGGTATGTTGATATCAGTAACACTAAAACTAGGCTCTCTGTATTTGTAATGAGTTGATTGATGCGCAGAGCAAGAAGGAATCAACAAGTGTGGAGATTTCTTGACATGGGAAGATCTTGGGAAGATGAAGTATACCTGGAGAGTGGCGATGGAGACTCTCCGGACAATTCCCCCGTTGTTCGGAGGGTTCCGGAAGACGCTGGAGGACATCGAGTATCAAGGATACATTATTCCCAAAGGATGGCAGATTCTGTGGGTGAGTGCCATGACTCACATGGATGACACCATTTTCCCAGAAGCATCAAAGTTTGATCCGGAGAGATTCTGCAATCCAGCAGGGGTGCCGCCTTACACTTACATTCCCTTCGGAGGGGGGGCTCGTATATGCCCCGGATACGAGTTCGCCAAGATTGAGACGCTACTCACTATTCGTTACCTGGTTATGCACTTCACGTGGAAGCTCGGCTGCAACGACAACCGTTTCCGAAGGGATCCCATGCCGGTACCTACTCAAGGACTTCCCATTCAGATTATGCCCAGGAACCTGCTCTAGCTATTTGTAAAACCTAACTTCATACTTTGCAGGACATGAAATTAT
The genomic region above belongs to Salvia miltiorrhiza cultivar Shanhuang (shh) chromosome 5, IMPLAD_Smil_shh, whole genome shotgun sequence and contains:
- the LOC131024333 gene encoding taxane 13-alpha-hydroxylase-like, producing MSSLLLLASLFLVVWLLLLSRRRKTSEKTPPGSLGIPLIGQSLSLLWAMRANTAEKWMADRARRYGAVSKLSLFGKPTVFMYGQAANRFVFSSDGNKLSNQQTESVRMILGDRCLLELVGEDHKRIRDALASFLKPDCLKNYIGKMEEEVRMHLQMHWHGETSLKVLPLMKTLTFNIICSLLFGVERGAARDTLVVYFQEMIDGMWSVPLNLPFTRFNRSLKASAKVQKMLKHLLSEKRAQLAAGASSHQDLITCLLTVRGARLVSDDEIIHNVMLIMVAGHDTSSVLITFMVRLLANHPEIHAALLREQEGINKCGDFLTWEDLGKMKYTWRVAMETLRTIPPLFGGFRKTLEDIEYQGYIIPKGWQILWVSAMTHMDDTIFPEASKFDPERFCNPAGVPPYTYIPFGGGARICPGYEFAKIETLLTIRYLVMHFTWKLGCNDNRFRRDPMPVPTQGLPIQIMPRNLL